The following are encoded in a window of Pagrus major chromosome 14, Pma_NU_1.0 genomic DNA:
- the cdpf1 gene encoding cysteine-rich DPF motif domain-containing protein 1 translates to MEHTASEAPQKTFTCQLCELSSPFTYHGQKPPNTRAIVLLEECFVTRDPFSPDKEKFLVLGSNCSLCAMRVCVGSDCSIFYTKRFCMRCVNKHLDQFPHQIQAELAKKKQGSRAAVS, encoded by the exons ATGGAGCATACTGCTAGTGAAGCCCCTCAAAAAACATTTACCTGCCAGTTGTGTGAATTAAGTAGCCCTTTTACTTACCACGGCCAGAAACCACCAAACACCAGAGCCATTGT GTTGCTTGAAGAGTGCTTTGTGACCAGAGACCCATTCAGTCCGGACAAGGAGAAGTTTCTGGTTTTGGGCTCAAACTGCAGCCTGTGCGCCATGCGTGTCTGTGTTGGATCG GACTGCAGTATCTTCTACACCAAGAGGTTCTGCATGCGCTGTGTGAACAAGCACCTGGACCAGTTCCCACATCAGATTCAGGCCGAGCTGGCCAAGAAGAAGCAGGGCTCCAGGGCAGCCGTCTCATGA
- the cdkn1ba gene encoding cyclin-dependent kinase inhibitor 1Ba, with protein MCNKMSDVRLSNASPTVERVDARQQDNVRPPVRRSLFGSPDREEIRRYLDAAIQGEVQDFRERYNFDPVEERPLTPRNFEWQEDGDAPEFYHRPPHGSQRPQRDVDSPGESSQRDAEGSSEGRSGRLPESGGSRKRRAPGPCSGECPSKRLHTDEDDDEDESDGGASQAVKAAEEEERESGPGSSAEVR; from the exons ATGTGCAACAAAATGTCAGATGTTCGCCTTTCCAATGCGAGCCCGACGGTGGAGAGGGTGGATGCGCGGCAGCAGGACAACGTCAGACCTCCGGTTCGCAGAAGTCTTTTCGGCTCACCTGACCGAGAGGAGATACGGAGGTATTTGGACGCTGCGATCCAGGGAGAGGTGCAGGATTTTAGGGAGAGGTACAATTTCGACCCCGTCGAGGAGAGACCGCTCACTCCGCGCAATTTCGAGTGGCAGGAGGACGGCGACGCACCGGAGTTTTATCACAGACCGCCTCACGGGAGCCAGCGGCCCCAGCGAGACGTGGACTCTCCCGGGGAGAGCAGCCAGCGGGATGCGGAGGGGAGCAGCGAGGGGCGGTCGGGTCGCCTACCAGAGAGTGGCGGCTCGAGGAAAAGACGAGCTCCAG GTCCCTGCTCGGGAGAGTGTCCGAGCAAAAGGTTGCATACCGACGAAGACGATGATGAAGACGAGTCGGACGGTGGAGCGAGTCAGGCGGTAAAAGccgcggaggaggaggagagagagagcgggccGGGGAGCAGCGCGGAGGTCCGgtga